The sequence GGCAATTAAACGCAGCCCCAGGGCCCATGTCCCCCTGTTATTCAGCTGTCCTGTGGCAGTTGGGGTTCCCCAGTTAGGGACACTGGTCTCCACTGTAATTTTTAGCCAGAGGGACAGTCAAGGGCTCTCTGAGCGTTCGAGGCTTCCTCTCACAGGTCTACTTCTTACCATCTGGTGAGGATACTCCCTTTGGGCTTCCCAGGGTGGGAGGGGTCTGCAGCAGCAGGTCCCCTCTACTTTTCCACAGCACCTCAGAGGTCACCTAGCATTCCCTCCTCTTTCTACTGTCACCAAGGCAGGTTTCCATTTGCATGTGATCTAGTGGGAAGCAACCTTCTGTTCATAGTTCAGTAAATCAAGCAAAAATGGCTTTAGTGCCTTTGTAACATCACCTCTAGAGTCTATGCTGAGGGGTCTGTGGGAACAACTGTGAGCTGACCCTCACTGGTCATCGCCGTCACCAAAAGCATCCTCAGTTATTTGACCAGAGCTGTTTAGCACCATCATCGGAAAACTCCCTCTAGCTTTGAAAAAGCCCTGCATTTCCCCTCATTGCCAACTGGTCAGTATTGGTATGTTTttggttgtgttttgttttgactgtttattaattttttattaacaAATATGCCATCAatcaaactttaaaaatacatctattaaacagtctcctatacttacaatatttctactttttagataaatacattaaattttcTTCCTGATACTGAAATCTGTCCATGCAGTGTAGAGCAGTATGGTTTTCTGAAATTGTCATTCTGCCCATACCTTAAGATTTCATGAATGGATTTAAATTCCACAAACATTTCAATTATTTTAGTTTAATTGACTAACAtgaacctttaaaaataattttgcttttttacattaaatttatttattatctttatATTATATTCATAGTTCAAAGTTGTTATCAATAATAACAATAGAATATGACAGTTTAAAACCCAGAATTTTAGGAAGAATATCTCTCCAGTATGATCAAACATTGAAAATACATCTTAGGATACAGTGTGGATGGATGTTTCCTTTATGGAACCAAATAAAGAGATTGAATTGAGTGGACCAGATGTAATATGTAGGCAGACAACTGGGTTTAACCTGTTCATTGAGACATTGAAGACTTTACTCAGCAGAGCTGGTGAGAATTCACAGCCTTGAAAATGAAACACAGGCTGTTGGCTTGTGACATGCACACAAAGGCTCATCCCATGCACCTGGCCACTTAGGGCATTTCCACAGCAACAACAAATGGACCCAGTTGGGGGAATCGTAGATGCTCTTACAGCCAATATAGGGCTGGTTCTGAAGGACAAGAAGAGCTGGTGGCCACCACCACTTCCTCAGTTGACATTTCAagtttctctcttttattttctagATATATtgaagcattaatttgcttcctaATAAATCTaacaatataatatttttggacttAATCTTGTTCATTTTCAAACTAATTTAACTGACTTAATTATATATaagattaaatatttatttcatacaAAATATTCAATTTGATCACGCAGGCTAGTTGCTATCTTCATACTTGATTTCTCAATATCTCCCTCAGGGCATCCTTAGCATTGAtgtcaataaatatttaacaagTAAAAAATACCCAGTCTATATAGATTCTCAGCAAATATGTTGAACTCAGTCTAAGAAAACATGCAGCTGCTAAAGTTCCTTACAGATTTGTTTTTGGAGGGGGATGATTAGAAAGTGTGACACAAAATTCAAACCAGTTGCTTGATAAGACTGAGTCTGCAGCCTCACAAGGGCCATTCTGCAGCAGGCAGTCTGCTCTGCAAACCAGACAGGCAGGGTTTGGTTCAGGTTTGAAAGTCACTGGGCAAAACTAGAATCATCCTCTAATGTATCTTGGTTATGCTCCGGAATAAACCCTTCTCAATATGACTTTCCTCACTGCGTCCTTTACCTGTTTGTTTCTGAGACTGTAGAGGACAGGATTCAAGAGGGGAGGAACAATAGTGTAAAACACAGAGAGAACTATGTCCTGAATCGCCTCAGATGTCACTGGCGGCCTTAGATACACATAAGAGATAGAACTGAGGAAGACGGTCACCACAAGGATGTGGGGGACGCAGGTGGAGAAGGCCTTCCCCTGCTCCTGTGTGGGGAACCTGAGCACAGTAGAAAATATGCGCACATAGGACATGGCGATGAAAATAAAGCAGCCGCCACATACCACCACAGCGGAGATGAGAATGGAGAGCTCATTGCTAGACGTGTCAGAGCAAGAGAGCCTCAGCAGGGAGGGGATGTCACAGAAGAACTGAGGGACCTCATTGGAGCCACAGAAGTTCAGCTGTAATGTGTTTCCAGAGTGTGCACCTGCATAGACCAGGCCACTGAGCAGGGAAGCCAGGGTCAGGCGGACACAAAGTTGGAGATTTATGATAGTTGAATAATGCAGGGGCtggcagatggccacatagcggtccCAGGCCATGATGGTGAGAAACAGAATCTCCACAAAGGCACAAAAAATGACTAGGAAGATCTGGGTTGCACAGCCAGCCACTGAAATGGCCCTGTGGCCAGTGAGAGAGTTGACACAGGCAGTGGGGACAGTGACAGAAATGTAGCACATGTCCAAGATGGACAGGTtcctgaggaagaagtacatgggcgtGTGCAGGTTCTGGTCAGCAGTGGTGACGGTGACGATGAGAAGGTTCCCTAAGAGTGTGGCCAGGTACATGAGTAAGAATAACATGGAGTAGAGGAACCTTAGTTTCCAGCCTTCAGCAAAGCCCATGAGGAGAAACTCGGTCACCATGGTGGAGTTGGCCATCTTGTGGAGATGCTGTCGACTGGGAGGCAGAGGAAAGAAGACAAGGGGCATACAAAAGTCAACAACCATCTCAGATGTTCTTCCTCCAAGTGTTTACTGCTGTATTAGGTAATCTGTGCATGGAGGGACGTCCACTACTGGCCTCCTTATTGGCTTCACTACTTCTGAGTAGATGGGACTCTGCTCAGGAGGTTCCCTGTCTTCTGTAACACCCAGCACCAAGTCATTGTCTCAATGAAGACTGAGTACCCAGTGCATCTGAAATCCCTGTGTTACAGTAAGGTCACAGTTCCACAAAAGTGTCATTAGGAGCTGACCAGCACATTTGGGTGGATGTGGACACCCAGCAAGGATGGGCTCAGTGCCCTCCAGCATGGTCTGCCTGTCATCAAGAGACATGCCTCTATTCACTGTCCTGTCCCTATGTGCAGAAATCAGTACTGAGAATCTCTACACATTCCTAAAGCCTGCCACTGTCAGGACTTGCAGAGTGGGTAGGCTGCTGATTTACATGTGATTTTACAATATTGTTCTATGGAAATCTTTCAATTCTGCAAATTATAACTCCGTCAATGCTTGGAGC is a genomic window of Callospermophilus lateralis isolate mCalLat2 chromosome 5, mCalLat2.hap1, whole genome shotgun sequence containing:
- the LOC143400236 gene encoding olfactory receptor 14C36-like; this translates as MANSTMVTEFLLMGFAEGWKLRFLYSMLFLLMYLATLLGNLLIVTVTTADQNLHTPMYFFLRNLSILDMCYISVTVPTACVNSLTGHRAISVAGCATQIFLVIFCAFVEILFLTIMAWDRYVAICQPLHYSTIINLQLCVRLTLASLLSGLVYAGAHSGNTLQLNFCGSNEVPQFFCDIPSLLRLSCSDTSSNELSILISAVVVCGGCFIFIAMSYVRIFSTVLRFPTQEQGKAFSTCVPHILVVTVFLSSISYVYLRPPVTSEAIQDIVLSVFYTIVPPLLNPVLYSLRNKQVKDAVRKVILRRVYSGA